TTCAGCTGAGGCACCGAAAACAGGGGTGCCTCAAACTGCGGTGCGTAGAATCGCCATATCTCAGCTTGTGCTGCCTTCAACGGTACCTCGAATCGCTATATCTCAACTTGTGCATTCTTCGACGGTGCCTCGAATCTCCATATCTCAACTTGTGAATCCTTCAACGGTGCCTCGAGTCGCGATATCTCAACTTGTACATCCTTCAACTAAGGTACCAAAAACAGTGGTGCCTCGAGTCGCTATATCCCAACTTGTGAATTCCCCAACTGAGGTACCAAAAACAGTGGTATCTCAAGCCATAGTGCGTCAAGCCACGATGCCTCAGACTTCACCTCGAACTCCTTTGCCATCAGCCAGACCAGACAAGCATCGGCGTGTTCGCCGTTCGCGTGGCGGAATGTGGCTATCTCAGGACGACTTAGACCGTTGgcaggaagaaagaaaagatccCTATCGCCTCCCATCATTCAAAGACTCATTCAACGATGTAGCGATGACCGACTGTCAAACCAGCCATGAGAAACAGACTTCCTCTGAACCGGCCGGAGGGGTGTTCAGTCTCGATGCTTATCGTATAAACCCTGTAGCCTCTTGCGCGCGCAATTGGCTTTAGAATAGTAAATAACTAGGGATCTATAGATAGTAATAGATGAGCTGAGACTCAATCGAAAGCATATCATGAAGGCTAGCCTCTTGAGTTGCCACTCCACTTCCTTATCTAGCTCAGTAGTGATGGTGACAGGAATACTAGTGCGGTGCGCATGGATGTAACATATGTGAAATTGAAATATGTCAACTGTATTTGACTTTCTTGTGTCTCGGAACGCCAGGAGACACACCAATTGTCTGAACGCCATAGGCACACCAACTGTAAATGGCGATTCATGGGGaccagaagaaaaaagaagaaggacaaatGTCCTCTTcatgaggatgaggcgggTGGTTGAATTTGAATGTAGAATCGACACAATAACCATCCAGCAACCTTTACAATGTCTGCGGAATCGATCCCAGAAACAATCGCAACCGTTCCAGGCAAAAATTCCCATAAACAAGCGACTCGGCCTAGGAATCAAGCCCGAACCGAGAAATCCGTCCATGATGCGCCTAGTTTGTTGATCTACGGTTCACATGGTCCGGCACTTTTATGCGACCCAATGGGGACCATCCGCTAAAATGCGACGCTGGACCAACATCTAATTCCAAGGATTGTGTTCGCATCTCGGATTCCCCCTCACGGCATCTGTACAATGGCGTCAGATGATCAACAGTTGCACGATGTAACCTGAAGACAGAACTCTGCCGTGGCATGGAatctccagcctctccatTGCGGTGTACAGCCGCAATTTCCATTACCTATGTCATGTCGGGGCATTGTCCCGTAGAGGGGAAAAGCCAATTGAGAAGAGTAGGACAAGACGTAACAAGCAATTAAGCTTAACAAAAATATATGGAGCCCCGTGGGTTTATCGAAAAATCCGTGAGAGTCAGGGGAACATGGATTGTTGTCTTTCTCCGCATTGATCGGCATCGGCTCCGCTCCTTCCATACCAACGTACTCTTTCAAGACAGATCCAACGGGCTGGGAAGATGAAAGACACCTATCTAGTAAGCCGACGGTACATATCATGGGATGGATCCATGCTTTCCACCGCTCGTACTGCGTATACTTCTTGAACCTTGTCGTATCTGCATCTCCACATCACCCCTCATTATGAGGTAGGGAAAAAGCATCCATGCGTGGGACAACAGGCCATTGCTCGCATGCAGCGTATCATTGGGTtaggcagagaagaagaaaagaggggaaGTGAGTTTGGCGCAAGGGATCATCCTTGAGAATGTATCAGTATTTATAGGTACAATTTCCCTCTGGTTCTGGAGAGAGGTTAGATCTCAGACAAAAAGGGTTGACACCCTCCCTTGAACTGAGCTTCCCCTTTCTGTAAATAAAACAATTGGACATCCTGCATGCGGTAGGACCatccaaagaagaagagctctgAATACGCTGAATATGTATTCGGCACATCTGTTCGTGCTTGCCTGTTCTCTGGCGGCTGCTGTGGCGCAGAGCGGCAGCCCGGCCCCCTACAAAGTTCAGACACCACCTTTGGACACCGATTGGACGTACAAGGTTGGTACCAATCCATGGCCAGAACATCCCCGGCCACAGCTCCAGCGCGAAGCTTGGCAGAGCCTCAATGGCATTTGGACGTTTCAGCCTGCTGGtcctgatgatggcgactCCGATAGCCCTCCGGATGGCCCACTTCAGAGCGAGGTTCTGGTGCCGTCTTGTATCGAGAGTGGGCTCTCGGGACTTCAGCTTATTAACATCACCGACATGTGGTTTGCTACCAGCTTCAAGGTTCCGCATAATTGGCATGATCAAAATGTGATCTTGAACTTTGAGGCAGTCGACTACCAGGCAGTGGTGTTTGTGAATGGAGCCAGGGCCGGGACCCACACCGGAGGATATTTTCGGTTCGGAGTGGATATAACCAAGTTTGTCAAGTTTGGCGGCGACAACAGCGTGTAAGTCATTTTTTCCCCTTGGTGGCCGCGACAATGTTATCATTCGTGGTGGTCGGAGTGAGGATGTGAATAGTGGTAATGTCGCATACTGATTAGGAAATAGAACTGTATTCGTTCACGATCCAACAGACTTGGATGTCATTCCAATTGGAAAGCAGACCCGAAATCCCAGCCACATCTTCTATCGATCGTGCTCCGGAATATGGCAATCTGTGTGGCTGGAAAGTGTGCCTTCAAACCATATAACCCAGCTTGATGTTGCTGCCGGAATAGACGGCACAGGTATGAAACTCCCAGAACATCCCCTCTGCAGTAACCTGTGGTCCAGACTCATGACTAACGCGATGGATAGTCTCTGTGACAGTCCACAGCTCGAACAAACAAGGCGCCTCTGCCAAGGTGTCCGTCATCGGACTCGACGGCCGCGTCATTGCTTCACAGAGAGGCCCTTCCGATGAGGAGTTCAAGTTCAAGGTCAGGCAGCCAAAACTGTGGTCTCCCAGCTCTCCAACTTTGTACAACTTAACGGTGACTCTTGGTGAGGATGAAGTATCCAGCTACACTGGATTTCGCACCATTTCCAGTGGAAAAGTCAGGGGGGTCCAAAGACCACTCCTAAACGGAGAATTCACATTCATGTTCGGCACGCTCGACCAGGGATTTTGGCCTGATGGGCTGTATGTGCCGCCAAACAGGGAAGCCATGGTATATGATCTGAAGATGCTCAAAGGACTTGGCTTCAACACAGTCAGAAAACACGTAAGTAACCCGTTTATCCAtcaccagctccttgtcgatTGGGTACTAAATCAAATCGTATGCCACAGATCAAAGTTGAGCCAGATTTGTTCTACCGAGCTTGCGATGAAATTGGTCTGATGGTCATCCAAGACATGCCTAGTCTGACCAATGACGGGAGTCGACCGCCGAATCCTGAGCAACAAGCAGAGTTTCAACGTCAGCTCGAGATTTTGGTCAATGAGCATAAGAGTTATCCGTCGATTGTTACTTGGGTTCGTTCTCTCATTTCTGCCCATAAGTAGTCTCCATGTTAATTCAAACTGACGCCAAACCCGCGATGCAGGTCATTTATAACGAAGGATGGGGGCAGCTCAGGGGTCCACCATATCCTGAAATACAACTCGTGGATGTTGTTCGTGGCATCGACTCAACAAGGCTAATTGACGCGACGACAGGTTGGAACGATCATGGCGCCGGCGACTATTCAGTGAGTTGACTGCCATGTTCCATGTATGAAATGCTCGAGAAGAGAATGCGGACTGATGAATGCGTGATGATTAGGATAACCATCACTACGCCAATCCGCAATGCGGAACACCGTTTTACTCcacgccttcttctccgtatGACCCTAGCCGTATCGGGTTCCAGGGCGAATTTGGCGGCATTGGCCACAATGTGTCAATCGAGCAGTTGgtctcccttctctcctctgcATCCGTTAACTTTTGGGAGAGTTCAGTAGCTAACAAGCCAATTAGTCTTTGGAACGTTCAAGAGGctatcaacaccatcaaccaAACTTACGAAGTCAATGCTGACCTAGTTTCATACAACTATCGCGCAAGTCTCTTGTTCCGCGAATTTTATGACCAGGTTGAGCGCTACTCTtgcagcggcggcatctgGACGCAGACAACAGATGTCGAGGGTGAAGTCAACGGCTTATACACTTATGACCGCCGTCTTTTGAGGCCAGATCCGAAGCAGTGGAAGAGCGATATCAACAAGCTATACTCGGCTGCGGCAGGGAGGCGATGATTGAGTAGGCCATATATGCGAACCAGTATAGTGCAGGGTAGTGGTAgatggcagcagctgctcaaTGATATCTGAAGTCTGGTCGAAGTTTGATGTATGTGATGAAGTTGCTTCTTTGGTTTTGCCTCGGAAGTGTTATCTTGTCCAGACAATTAATCGACTCCATTGAAATCGCCGttgtgctgttgttgttggcgAAATAGTAAAAGATTTCCACCCTTGAGGTGCTCTCTCAAAACGGCCACAGGGAGAATCCATTGCATCGTGAATCCCTGGGGGTTAGGCTGATGTCTTGGTATCAAGAATTGGAAGAATGTTTGCTGAAAAGCGTTGAATTCTCCAAAGGCAGGTACTCCAATGCTTTGGTGATCTTGGAATGCTGCCTCAGACATCAACTCTCGTCGATGCTTTCCGCAactgcaactgcaactgcaactgCTTCTTCGCAAAACCTCACCCCCACCTGCCACATGCAAACCGCCATCAAAAAAAGCTACATTGAGCAGGTACCGCCCTTTACCGAAAGAGGCTAGATCAGGTCCAGAACCATCTCCCTCGTTTCCCCACCATCCCGCAATCGTATTCGGACCTTTGACCGCTAGGCAGTTTCTGCGAAAGTTTGCAGCCAAAAGATTCAAAAGCCAGTTCATCGTCCCACAATCATGTGATAGAGCTCCTTTTCAGCATATTCGTCATGTCATGAACAGGGGCCCAATGCGATTATCAGTTTGATTTCGACTCTTTCAGATTGGTCAATTGCACAGCGGTTTTGTTTGGCTTGTGACAATCTGTTCGACCACTCAAGAACGACAATAAATACCTAGACGACGATACCCGTTTCCCGGTCGCCCTCACTACAAGTTGCAACATTGGCTCTATCGGAGGGCCTTGCTATCCCTTCAATTGCATCGATAGATTTGATTCTCGACTCGACCATCCCGAACGAGCATTTCCAAaatcctttttctcttccaacgGTCCATCTATAATTGTATTTCAATGTCGGAAACGTTGATTTCAGAAACCCACACGCGCGAGCGGCGTGACCTCTACCATGAGGccgatgtcgtcgtcgtcggggCCGGTGTCTTTGGCTGCGCTGCTGCTTTCGCTCTGGCAAACCAGGGACGCTCcgtgcttcttctcgagagGTGGATGCATGAGCCTGACCGGATTGTGggcgagctgctgcagccagGCGGTTTGACGGCCCTGAGAAAGCTGGGCTTGGGCCACTGCGTTGAGGACATCGACGCAATCCCTTGCTACGGCTACAACGTCATCTACCACGGAGAACCATGCGCCATTCCCTACCCCGGGCTCAACGAAAAGGGCGAAGTGACACATGCGtggggaggaagagggacGGGCGGAACGAAGCAAGAAGGATGCGGCTTTCACCATGGCAAATTCATCTCGCAGCTCCGCAAGGCGTGTCTGGGCCACAAGAACATAACAGTCGTCGAGACAGAGGTTGTCAAGACCATTCGAGGAGAGCACACAGACCAGGTCCTTGGCGTGGAGTCACGGACTACAGTCAACAAGGAGacgggagagaagaagagcgactACTTCTTTGGCCAGCTC
This genomic stretch from Trichoderma breve strain T069 chromosome 1, whole genome shotgun sequence harbors:
- a CDS encoding glycosyl hydrolases family 2, sugar binding domain-containing protein; translated protein: MYSAHLFVLACSLAAAVAQSGSPAPYKVQTPPLDTDWTYKVGTNPWPEHPRPQLQREAWQSLNGIWTFQPAGPDDGDSDSPPDGPLQSEVLVPSCIESGLSGLQLINITDMWFATSFKVPHNWHDQNVILNFEAVDYQAVVFVNGARAGTHTGGYFRFGVDITKFVKFGGDNSVTVFVHDPTDLDVIPIGKQTRNPSHIFYRSCSGIWQSVWLESVPSNHITQLDVAAGIDGTVSVTVHSSNKQGASAKVSVIGLDGRVIASQRGPSDEEFKFKVRQPKLWSPSSPTLYNLTVTLGEDEVSSYTGFRTISSGKVRGVQRPLLNGEFTFMFGTLDQGFWPDGLYVPPNREAMVYDLKMLKGLGFNTVRKHIKVEPDLFYRACDEIGLMVIQDMPSLTNDGSRPPNPEQQAEFQRQLEILVNEHKSYPSIVTWVIYNEGWGQLRGPPYPEIQLVDVVRGIDSTRLIDATTGWNDHGAGDYSDNHHYANPQCGTPFYSTPSSPYDPSRIGFQGEFGGIGHNVSIEHLWNVQEAINTINQTYEVNADLVSYNYRASLLFREFYDQVERYSCSGGIWTQTTDVEGEVNGLYTYDRRLLRPDPKQWKSDINKLYSAAAGRR